In Fragaria vesca subsp. vesca linkage group LG1, FraVesHawaii_1.0, whole genome shotgun sequence, the sequence TCATGGAGAACCAAGAGGCAAAAGACTGTGTCTTTGTCCAGTGCAGAAGCAGAATACAGAGCAATGGCAGGTACTTGTTGTGAGCTTACTTGGATACGTTATTTATTAGCAGATTTGCATATGCCTGTTACAAGTCCTGCTACTTTACATTGTGATAATCAAGCTGCGTTACATATTGCAAAGAATCCAGTGTTTCATGAAAGGACTAGACATATTGAAATGGATTGCCATTTTATTCAGGACAAAATTGTTAAAAGTGAAGTTGTCACTCGTTTTGTGACTTCTTCACAGCAGTTGGCAGATGTGTTTACAAAGGCTCTAGGCAAAGAGAAATTCAGACAGCTTATAGGCAAGTTGGGAGTTACTGATATACACTCTCCAACTTGAGGGGGAGTGTTGGAAAGTGCATCTTACATAATCATGTTTAGTTTACTTGATATGCACGCAGATTTTGTATTTACTGCAGTAGATCACATTAACTAGAATATTCTGTATCTTTCTCTTGTTTGAGTAGTAATTGTAATAGGATTCCTTCTTAATTGGTTTCCTAACTTGTAGGAGAACCACAGACGTAGGGTAGGTGATTTGTATATATTACTACACGATGAATACAATTGATTTATTCAGCCAAACCATCTTTTCCTACAGGGAGAACCGTTCATGACGACTTGTACTTATTGTAAAGGTAGAGGTGGTGCTTAGACTCATCTCTTCTAGGTTCAACTGTGCGGATAGCATTAATTCGGATGAGTTCCAAGGTCTGAGGAGGAGGTGGTAGTTATGGCGTGATCGAGAAGTCTGCAAGTTTTGGTGGATTCTGACAAAGAGAGGATGGCGGATTAGGGAAGACCAAGATTTGCATACGCACCTAAACCGCATCAACGACTTGGCCGGTAATCTTGGGAATATCTCGAACAGTATGATGTCGCTCGGAAGCTTTGCGACGCTGTAGTATTCTATATTCATGACTACTGTACGTCTTTTATTTGATCGAATAATCAAACTGTAAGCCCTAGCTAGGAACAAGAAGAAGGACGTACTGGACTTGATAGAAACCATTCGAATATATAGTTGATCAACTCCTTAATTATTTACCAAAATATAAATTCCTTCTATGGCAATATGGCATGGATTCGAATCTAGAAATTAAATAAATTGATCCTTTGTCAATTAAGAGCCTTTGACTCATTGCCAATTACGTTTCATGCATGTCTATTTCGGGCCCTATGTTTGTGAATATTACAACTGATTTCAAAAAGAGAAATTTTATATACATGCCCCTAAAATCTTAATACACATCTGTTTCTTAATACATCACTTATTTAATTTCTTATTCTGATATTTACTAAATACACAACTCAAAGTACTTAAATTACCCTTCCTATAAAAATCCATGAAATATCTTATTATGTGACGATATTAAGACTATTCTTATTGTACAATTAGTATATATTTATATAAATTAACATTTTATAGATGTTCATATCTATTACTTGTGTTAGAATCATTGTTCATTTCAAATCTTAAACATGAAAATGATAAAAAAGATGAAAATTAAAGTACATTTGTGAATAGTAATATAACAAAATAGGTGTTCATATGTATAAGAATTACATCGTTTCACACTTTGACACTATAAACTTGGAAATTATGAATCTTTTAAGGGCAAAAAAGAAATTAATTGATTATCTAATTAAATTTCCTTTAAAATGTTTTGTTTACTTTAATAGTTTCCCTAAATAAGTTCTCGGTCTTAAAAATTTAATTTGTTTCCTTCCATGCCTGAGTTAAAAATTTAATTTGTTCAATAATTCACTTTATAAGTTTCCAAAAATAAGTTTTCGTTTTTAATTAGTTTAACATTTCATGTTATTAGTTTTCAAATATAAAGTTCTTTGTTTTTAATATTTTAAGGGAGTATTACACATGCCTCTTTTCGTCATTTAACATACCAATCAAATCTGATTTGAAATATCAAATATTAAAGATGTGTATTAAGTTATTTGGGGTGTGTATTCAAAACATACATGCAACCCACAGTAGTGTTCACATGCAGTAATTGACCAATAGATTCTTGTTTATTAGTCACAGTTAGATTTACATTTAAAGGTTGAAAACAAAACAACTCAATTAAAAATAATTCTCTTTATCCTTAAATTTACATCTAATGGTAACTAGCTATGAATTTCTTGATCAATTACTGATCAAGTGAACACTACTGCATGCAACCAAGGTCTCGTGACATTATGGTTTATGTTTATTAGTTCTAAGTTCTAACTTAGCCGCAGCGGCGCAGTCTCTCTCTCTAATTCTCTATACCAAACTTAGTGTTGTCTGCGAGATCTTTCAACAGATCGAAACAACTATATATAATATATGACGTGAGTTGATGCAATGGAAGTTCTTTTAGCCGCGCATTTATCAGATTCAAAACTAGAAGTGCATGATATCATTCCGGAGAAAAATGTCAGATTTTCTCTTTTTCGTTTGTTATGACAAACCGTTATTGTTGATTAAAATTGAATTAATTACTGGTCACTCCATTAACTTTCATGCGCTCGACAGTTTACTCCATTAACTTTCAATTTCAATCGATTACTCCATTAACTATCCAATGTCACACAATTAGGTCCATCCGTTAAGTCGCCGTCCAAATCAGTGGTTAAGTTGCTGACTGGGCATATTTTTCAACTGGAAATTCCATTTAACACCCCACTTCTCTCTCTCTCTCTCTCTCTNNNNNNNNNNNNNNNNNNNNNNNNNNNNNNNNNNNNNNNNNNNNNNNNNNNNNNNNNNNNNNNNNNNNNNNNNNNNNNNNNNNNNNNNNNNNNNNNNNNNNNNNNNNNNNNNNNNNNNNNNNNNNNNNNNNNNNNNNNNNNNNNNNNNNNNNNNNNNNNNNNNNNNNNNNNNNNNNNNNNNNNNNNNNNNNNNNNNNNNNNNNNNNNNNNNNNNNNNNNNNNNNNNNNNNNNNNNNNNNNNNNNNNNNNNNNNNNNNNNNNNNNNNNNNNNNNNNNNNNNNNNNNNNNNNNNNNNNNNNNNNNNNNNNNNNNNNNNNNNNNNNNNNNNNNNNNNNNNNNNNNNNNNNNNNNNNNNNNNNNNNNNNNNNNNNNNNNNNNNNNNNNNNNNNNNNNNNNNNNNNNNNNNNNNNNNNNNNNNNNNNNNNNNNNNNNNNNNNNNNNNNNNNNNNNNNNNNNNNNNNNNNNNNNNNNNNNNNNNNNNNNNNNNNNNNNNNNNNNNNNNNNNNNNNNNNNNNNNNNNNNNNNNNNNNNNNNNNNNNNNNNNNNNNNNNNNNNNNNNNNNNNNNNNNNNNNNNNNNNNNNNNNNNNNNNNNNNNNNNNNNNNNNNNNNNNNNNNNNNNNNNNNNNNNNNNNNNNNNNNNNNNNNNNNNNNNNNNNNNNNNNNNNNNNNNNNNNNNNNNNNNNNNNNNNNNNNNNAATTCTGCAGAAAAGCTGATTTTCTTGCCTACTTTGCGTCTTGATATCTTTCAGCTCAGGCCTTTGTTTTAAAACCTGAAAGTACCTTTGTAAAGCTCATATATCCATATTTATGTGTGTAAAATTTCAGAGGATTTGATTAACATTTGGTTTGTCAAATTGCTTGCCAAAAACAGTAGCAGATTCAGCCAAAAGCTGAAATTTTCTGGGTTTTCAGATTTTTGCTTCAACTTTGAGAGAGCACAACTTCCTATCCACGGCTTTGTTTTCAAAACTTAAGCTATGTACTTAAATCTTGTAATCCTATCTTTATAATAGGCTTTGGTTCGTAAACTTTTGTTGGATTTGAGTGAGTGGAAAGTGAAGCCAAAAACATCTTACACACTGTTTGGGAAGCCATGGCTGGCTAGAGAGAGAGAGAGAGAGAGAGAGAGAGAGAGAGAGAGAGAGAGAGAGAGAGAGAGAGAGAGAGGAGGTAGTAGGTAGTAGTAGTAGTAGTAGTAGNNNNNNNNNNNNNNNNNNNNAGAGAGAGAGAGAGGTGGGGTGTTAAAATGGAATTTCCAGTTGAAAAATATGTCCAGTCAGCAACTTAACCACTGATTTGGACGGCGACTTAACGGATGGACCTAATTGTGTGACATTGGATAGTTAATGGAGTAATCGATTGAAATTGAAAGTTAATGGAGTAAACTGTCGAGCGCATGAAAGCTAATGGAGTGACCAATAATTTCTCCATTAAAATTTAATCCATTCCAATTAAATGATAAGTTACAAGAAGGATCCCAAAACATACTCGAGGTGAAAGTGACCAACATTTTACTAAAAGTCAGGTCAACAGACTTGACATTTTGGCTAGATGATGGTTGCTTCTCTATCCTGATCTGGTCCCGTATCATATGAACCAGGATGATTTGTTGAAAAGTTCAAAACCGTGTTTTGTTGAATTACCACTATTGCCTAGTCTGGCCTGCATTGCTTGTATTGTTTGCCAAGACTCCAATCATTGTTGAACAAGCCTTGAAGGTTATACTAAAGAAAGCTACCCTCCTCCTATTCGTTCATCAACTCCATTTTTCACTTTGATTGTTCAACGAATGCGACATTCTAGATGTTCAGACCTCACTATCCATGGAGCTCCTAAACCAGTTAGCATCAGAGTCAAGTTAGTGATAGCGGCACGGCCGGCCTCGCCTTCAAGGACTTTCAAAGGGATGTGGGGTGGCCGGCTGTGAAGGACGATAAATGTTGGTAAATGTTTTAGCTCCGGCTCGTACGACAAATGCTTACGTTAGTTCTAGAGGGGGTTGCTACTTTGGGGCTCTGACCACAAATAAGGATGCAGGCCGTATAATTTACCAATAATTCTTAAGTTGATACATTTCTAAGAGGGCACTAAAATGCATCTCTTCCTACAATGCAGTACTGCCCTAGTTGAATTGATGTATTATTTCAAAGAGGGGCATTTAAATTCCCCTACTTAACAGAAAGGCATATTCCTCTAAATGGTCTCCATCCACTCGTCTCCCTGAATAAAATTCTGCACTGAATATGTATTAACATGCTCGGTTGGAATTTTGCTGCTCCATGTCACTCTCTGGGTGAGATCTGAACCTGTTCCGGTATTCCCGTACTCCCCGTAGAAAAGTGTCTTTAAAGCAAAATCACCACTCCAAGGCATCCAACCCTGCCGGGTAATCAGAGCTTCCATACTGCAGTTTAAGAAAACCGTCCTTGAATACTCCTTCCACGGCCTCCCCAAGTAGTTTTTGTGCACTTGGGGCTTGCTGTAATACAACTTCATGTACTCTTCAGTTCCGTTGATCAAGCAATTTTGGAACACGAAACCTGTTGACTGTGCAGGGTCTGTCCTACCATGGGCTGTGACGGCATTGTTTTCACCCTTCTCGGGTTTGAGTTGTCGGGGAGCAACAAGGATGTTGCAGTCCTGGAAAATGGCAGCTGAGTTTCCGAAGATGAAATCCACATTGCCTTGAATTTTGCACGATTTATAGAGCTGACGGTTTCCATGTGCGTATAAAGTGTCCTGATTTCCTAAGAATTCACAGTTCTCAATTACAGATAGATCACTGTCTGATCGGAAAGCCACTGCCTGGTGGGCGTCAGGGCCTGCTGTGTTCGAAATTGTAAGACCACTGGCCATGAACCCATCACCAAGAACCCCTGCATAATATACAATTAACCATCATCAATGCCAAATGAAATTTGTCAGCTTAAACAGATTTCAGTAACTTGTTTCCATATTAAAATGACACTGATCAGTTTAGTGCAATGGCGAAATCAATTCCCGGACATAACAGATTATTGCGTGCATTAGCAAGCAATTCAGATAATATGGCAAAACTCAAAGATTCAACAGATTATTCACCGCAATGACACGAAGACCATGTAATCATCTATCCTACCTTATCAAAGAGATGTGACTACATAGAATTCTGCTGATAACATTTCACAAATAAGTAGATAAGTGAAATCATGTAATCTTAGTTACGTTTAAGATATTACTAATCATGTCATCTCCAGAAAAATGAGTCCCCATTATCCATCCATGTGAGGAACACAAAAAGCTAGCCGTAGTTGGGCAACAAGCTATATCACCTAAACTAAGAACCTACCCACCCCACCCATGCCGATAACACCTACACTTCATCCGACCCATCTTCCACTATTGAGTGAGCTAGTGTGCTCCAGCATGTACTGCATTTCCTACCCCTAGCGTCAAAAACAAAAATAAAAACGCACTCCGCAACATGATAAAATATCGTAACCGATAATTAATTTCTCTACTGAAATTTTTTTTGAATAGATTTATCTACTGAAAATTAAAAAAGAAAAACGCATGCAATTTGAGAAATAAATCCGACCAAGAAAAAAAAAGAGAAACAAATCCTACAACATCAACCATGCACGTGACAGGCACGCGCCGGCATGCAGTGCAAATATGAATGAGACGTGACGAAATGGAAACAGTGACCTACCGACGGTGGCGGAATTGTAAGTGGTGACTCCGGGCTGGCCCACATTCAACGACCCGGTAATTACCGTCTTGCCCATCCCGTCGCCGAGGAACACCAGGTTCCGCTTCGCTAAGCCCACCCTCACCGTCTCTTCGTACACCCCAGTCTTTATCTGAATCACAAACCTCTTCCCTGCTCCCAAATTCTCCGGCACCTTATCCACCGCCTCCTGCACCGTCCGGCACTCACACCCCTCCTCCTTACACACCGTCACGTCCGCCTTCAGACCCTTCGGCACTCCTCCTCCTCCGCCGCCGGAAAAGTCGCCCGACCCGCCGGTCCGCTCCCAGAACCCGTCGCGCTCCGTCCTGGGCGGGGCCCACAGGGAGGTGTCGTTGCCGAAGTTGTCGTAGGAGAACATCATGCTGAGGGCGTTGCTGGACCGTCCGATCAGCCCGTCGAGAAACGACATCGTCTGGTTCACCATCTGGGTGTCGTTGGCGTACTTGAGCGCCGACCAGCAGTCGTACTGGTACAGCAGCGCGGCGCTGAACGCGGCACGTGCGCTCTTAATCCGCGCACGTGACATCTCCTCGGTGGCGCGAGAAACGCGGTACTCGGAATTCTTAAGCACGTCGAGGCAGTTGTTCGCGGCGGTGGTGCGGTTCTGGTTTCCTTTCGAAGCTCCGAGAATGTCGGTGACCATTTTCTGGGCCGTGTGGAGCCCATCGGAGGAGACACGGACGGCGAGAGCGATGGTCTCGACGGGGGTGGGGTTTGGAGGGAGGTCAGGGAGCTGGGAGAGGGAGGATTGACACGTGTCGGGGAAGCGGGTGGCTTTGCAGGCGAGTTGGATCTGGGTTGCGGCTGATTTGGTGGCGGAGGGCTTAGGGTGGTGGTGGCGGGCGGCGGAGGAGAGGGAGAGGAAGAGGGTGAGGGTGAGGAGGGAGACGAAGCCGAGGGAGGCCATGGAGATGAGGATGAATTTGGAGGTTTTGGAGAGGGAGGAACATCGCTTCGAGAGTGAGGGGAAGCTGGATTTTATGGGTTTTCTATGATGGGTGGTCATAGAAGGGATTCAGTTAATGCGCCAATAGAGAAACGCTTTCGAATTGGAAGGTAGCAATTTGGGTCATTATTTTTGAGGACCAATTTGGATTTTTTTGGCTGAATGAGTGGAATTTGAATTGGTGTAATTTAGGGGTCACGAGGGGAGGGACTGAGTCACGGGGCTGGGTGAGTGGAATTTGCTTTCGGCTGTTCTTGTGTCTGTCACGGATTCACAGAGTCACAGTAGAAATGGAGGGAATAGTGATGAAAGCTACGGGCATTGGCTGCGGGAAGGGAGGCAAAATCAAACAGTTGGGTTTGTTTTCTCTGGTTTGGAATTTGTCGCGAGATTGGATCTGGGTTGGTTACTGTTTAAGGAGAGAAGGGAAAACGATGATGGTGCAGCAAATTCCATGGGGAAGGAGCATTGACTGGGAGAAGGATTGACTTGCACAATAGGGAAAAATAAGCGTCAATGGAAAACTTATCAGGTGATTTAAAAGCATATTCGCCAAAAACGAGTCAATTACTTTGGTTTTTATAATAGTTTCATATCAAGTTATGAACGATGAAAATTCTTCTACGCAGCACCAAGGTCCTATATAAGCATACTGTTCAATTCAATTCAAACATAATGTTCGACACATAAATGAGCCTCAAGAAATTCTATATAAACCACTTCCCGAAATACAAGAAAACAACAATCTTTATTATTCACTACCTCTTTCGTCTTTTCTCTCTCTTTCTCTACTTCGTTAGAGCTGTTATTTGAGAAGTTCTCTATTCTTTATTTCACTAAAGAAAGATCTAAGCAGTTTTAGGATTCAAATATGTGAGTGTACGCTTACAAGGATTAACAGTTGTTGTACCTTGGAGGGTAGGACGTCATAAACTTGCTACACCAAGACATTGTCTTCAAGATGCGAAATCTACTCTTAATGACAGTTATTACACTCCTTAACCTTAAACTCTTTGAATGATGTGTCCTCTGAAAGCCTACAAATCAAAAAGATAAAGTCTTATAACCCTTGTTATTTTAATTATTATAACTACATGTGATGATTGTTAATCCTTATCAATATATTCATATTTGTGTGATTTTGTAGGGAACGAAACCTGGTGGTGATATTAACATCCATCGACCAAATTTTCCAATAGTCCGTACATGTAATGATGGAAATAGAATTGAAGGTTGGGTGTCCGAACATTATATACAAAAGTGTTTATGCTAAAATTTTGTAAAATATTAAATAACTCAAAATTTTGTGTGTTTTTTTTGTTAAACATAATCATCTTTAATGAAGCAAAATTTTATTATATAAATCTAAACTCGATCGTACAAGACTGTACAAGTGAATAAAGTAGCAATTCGTTCATTTATTACTCATATGTTTTTGTTTGCTAAATTCATTAACTGTCCTATTTACTAATTAAAAGAAATCAATTTTCTTGTCCAATTTGATTTTTTTTTTTTGTAGATAAAGATATTTATTCTATCGAAGGTAGAGATTACATCATGAATCGATCAACTGCCTTGCGTACATAGGGCAAATAAAATCAATTGATTCATGTAGGGGAGTATTCTCCTTACACAACTCTTGTTCACTTGATAATCAAAGTGAGGCTATACTCATTTAGATAATAGATTATAGGCTAGATAAGCTTGCAGACATGGAAATAAAGGAAATGCAAAAATAGTATAGAAAATAGACTCACAACGTATGCATGAGGCACAATAATACGTGCCTAGTTTCCTACAGAGCAGAAGAGAGTCTACAAAGAAGAGTCTGAACCTCAGGCCCAAAAGGGAGGCCCAATCTCAGTCAGTCCATCATGTTGCACGACATGCTACTCAAAATCATGGACTCACTGACCCAAGTACAAGGAGT encodes:
- the LOC101315277 gene encoding probable pectinesterase/pectinesterase inhibitor 51-like — translated: MTTHHRKPIKSSFPSLSKRCSSLSKTSKFILISMASLGFVSLLTLTLFLSLSSAARHHHPKPSATKSAATQIQLACKATRFPDTCQSSLSQLPDLPPNPTPVETIALAVRVSSDGLHTAQKMVTDILGASKGNQNRTTAANNCLDVLKNSEYRVSRATEEMSRARIKSARAAFSAALLYQYDCWSALKYANDTQMVNQTMSFLDGLIGRSSNALSMMFSYDNFGNDTSLWAPPRTERDGFWERTGGSGDFSGGGGGGVPKGLKADVTVCKEEGCECRTVQEAVDKVPENLGAGKRFVIQIKTGVYEETVRVGLAKRNLVFLGDGMGKTVITGSLNVGQPGVTTYNSATVGVLGDGFMASGLTISNTAGPDAHQAVAFRSDSDLSVIENCEFLGNQDTLYAHGNRQLYKSCKIQGNVDFIFGNSAAIFQDCNILVAPRQLKPEKGENNAVTAHGRTDPAQSTGFVFQNCLINGTEEYMKLYYSKPQVHKNYLGRPWKEYSRTVFLNCSMEALITRQGWMPWSGDFALKTLFYGEYGNTGTGSDLTQRVTWSSKIPTEHVNTYSVQNFIQGDEWMETI